The DNA segment GAGGGCCTGACCAACCGGGAGATCGGCGAGCGGCTGTTCATCAGCGAGCGGACCGTGGGCGTCCACCTCGGGCACATCTTCGACAAACTGCAGGTACGTACTCGCGTACAGGCCAGCCGGGTCTATCTGACAGCCGCCTGACCAGGCAATCGTTATCTGCGCGTGACATACGTACGGAGAATACGTAGTTCTACCGATCCCCCCGGGGTTAACCCTTTGGAAGGGTGTACCCCACGGGGGAGCACCACCCGGCGGCACAACCGCCGGGTGGTGCTGGGGGCCCTCCGCAGTTCTGCAATACCCGTGGAGGATCCGAAATGACCCAACCCATCTGGGGCCCCGTGCAGCAGGAGATGTCCGACCTGCTGAAGCGGCACCCCGACGACGTGCCCGGAGTGGTCGATCAGCTGACGAAGCTGCAGGAAGTGCTGTGCCGGGTCCCGCCGCTGATGAACAGCAACCCGCTCGCCGACTTCAACCAGCTCTACCTGACGATCACCGAGAACGTGCTGGAGCGGCTCTACGCCGGCAAGTTCAAGGACCCGGCCTTCCTGTCCCGGCTGGACGTCGAGTTCGCGGCGCGCTACTTCGACGCGCTCCGCTACTGGACCGACGGCAGCCCGGCGTGCCCCGGCGTGTGGGCCGGCCTCTTCGGCCGCGTACCCGGTCCGGACGCACGGCCGCTGCCGTCCGCCGTCGCCGGCGTCAACGCGCACATCAACTTCGACCTGCCGTTCGCGCTGGTGACCACGTTCGACCACCTCGGCACCGACCCGATCGACGGCAGCGACCAGCACCACGACTATCTCCAGGTCAACGACATCTTCAACGAGGAGATCCCGGGTCTGCGCCGCGGGTACCTCGATCGGTGGCAGTTGCTCATCGACACGATGAACGGCGACCTGGACGACTGGTGGCAGGGCGAGATGGTGGAGTACACCCGCAACGTCGCCTGGCGCAACGCACAGAAGATCTGGGCGATCCGGCACGACATGATCGCGCTGGACAAGCACCGCCGCCGCCTCGACGGCACCGCCACCGGCCTGGGCAAACTGCTGCTCTCGCCGTTCGCGGACTTCCTGCAGTAAGGGTTCGGTGCAGTAGAGGCCTCTGGGGGCAGGGACCTCTACTGCAGGACCACCAGACGGGCCGCGACGGAGTCACCGGCGCGCGTCCCGCCCACCGCGACCCGCGCGCCGGTGGTGATCGCGGCGCGGTCGGCCTTCGTCCGCTTCTGCGTCACCCGGACCGGGTCGCCGAACGTCCACGCCTGCTCGAAGCCGTCGGCCGACTTCACCGTGAACCCGGATCCGTCCGCCGCGGTCACCTTGCCGCGCTGCACCACGATCGTGCGCTCGCCCTCGCGGCCTTGCACCACCACCTCGCCGTGCAGGGTGTTCTTGCGGAGGAGCTTGCGGACCGCGCGCGGCCTCAGCGGCTTCTCCGCACTGGAGGCGGACGGTGCCGGCGCCTCGTCGAATCCGGCGGCTTGAAGCGCGACGGTCTCGAACTCGGCCACCTCGGTGACTTGCTGCGGCTCGGACCGGGCATGGGCATATCCGGTCACGGCAAGGGTCAGAGCAGCACAGAGGATCAAGATCTTCGGGGTACGTGTCATAGCACCACCCTGACGGCCGTCCACTCGGACGACGTCAGTTGAGTGTTCGAGTTCGGTAAGGAAGCTCCACCGTGAACATCGTCCCGCCCTCCGGGGCGTGGCCCGCGGTGATCCGGCCGCCGAGCCTCCCGACCAGCCGGGCCGCGAGCGCCAGGCCCAGCCCGCTGCCGACCGACCTGACGTTGCGGTACCGCCGGTTCAGCTCACCCCGCTGGAAGGCCACGGCCAGGTCGTCGTCGGTGAGGCCGGGGCCGCCGTCGCGCACCTCGACGACGCCGGCGTGCTCACCGGCCCGGGCCGCCAGCACGAGTGGCGCGCCCGGCGGCACGACGCGGAGCGCGTTCTCGCAGAGCCCGTCGATCACCTGGCGGATCCGCCCGGGATCCGTCTCCACCACGACCGGCCCGTCCGGCAGCTCGGTCGCCAGCACCGGCCCGTCCTCACCGCACCGGGACCGCCACGCGTGGGCGGCCTCCCGCACCAGCTCGCCGAGGTCCACCTCGACCACGTCGAGCGGCAGGTCGGCCGCCTCCAGCCGGGCCAGCACCAGCAGGTCGGAGACGATCCGGTCCAGGCGGCCGGCCTCGGCGAGCATGGTGCTGCCCGCCTCGGCGGCGTCGTCGGCCTCGATCACCCGGTCGGCGAGCGCCTCGGCGTAGCCGCGGATCGTCGCCAGCGGCGTCCGCAGCTCGTGCGAGACGGTGAGCAGGAAGTCGCGCTCCCGCCCCTCACTGGTCCGCAGCGCCTCGGCCAGCTGGTTGATCGCGTCGGCGAGCCGTCCCGCCTCGGCCGGGCCACGACGGGAGATCCGCACGGTTCGGTCCCCCGCGGCGAGGCGGCCCGCCGCGGCAGCGGCCCGTTCGATCGGCCGGGTCACGAACCGGGCCAGCAGCGCGCCGGCGATCACACCGCCGAGCAGACCGGCGAGCAGCGCGACCCAGATGCTGCCGAACACCCGCGCGGCGGTGCCGGTGGAGGCCTGCTGGATGAGGACGACGCCGGCGTCACGGCCGGTCAGCGGGCGGCCGGCGACGAAGACGGACCGGCCGTCCACCACCGCCCGGGTGTCCACCAGCTCGCCGCCGGCCACGGCGGCCACCACGCGTTCGGGCAGTCCGCCGCGGTCCGGCGCGCCCCGGCGGATCAGGTAGATCGAGATGTCGTCCTGGCGCAGCCGCTCGGTGATCCGGGCCCGGGCGGCGGGTCGCTCGTCGGCGAGCAGCTCCTCGGCCAGGGCGGTCTTCGCCATCAGCTCGGCACGGCTCTGCAGGTTCACCGAGCGGACGGCCACCGGCACCGCGACGAGGGCCGTGACGATCACGGCGATCACCGCGGTGGCCGCGGTGACCAGGACGGCGCGGCCGGTGAGCGTACGGAAGAAGTCACGCATCGGCGGTGTACCCGACCCCGCGGACCGTTCTGATCAGCCGGGCGGCGTCACCGAGCTTGGCGCGGACCTGCGCCACGTGCACGTCCACCGTGCGGGTGCCGGCCGCCGAGGCGTATCCCCACACCGCGGCGAGCAGCTCCTCCCGGGTGAAGACCCGCCCGGGACGGCGCAGCAGGTGGGCGAGGAGGTCGAACTCGGTCGCGGTGAGGGCGAGCGGATCACCGCCGACGGTCGCCGCCCGGCGCTCCTCGTCGAGGCTGAGCGGGCCGAGCACCCGGACGCTCGCGGCCGTCGACGAGACGGCCGCGCGGCGCAGCAGCGCCTTGACCCGGGTCACCAGCTCGCGAGGGCTGAACGGCTTGGTCATGTAGTCGTCGCCGCCCAGCTCCAGCCCGACGATCCGGTCGATCTCGTCGTCCCGCGCGGTCAGGAAGATCACCGGAGTCCAGTCGCCGTCGGCGCGCATCCGCCGGCAGATCTCGGTGCCGTCCAGGCCGGGCAGCGCGATGTCCAGCACGCAGGCGACCGGTCGCAGGCGGCGGGCCGCGGCGAGACCGGCGGCGCCGTCGTGCTCGACCTGGACGCCGAAACCCTCCCGTCGCAGATAGAGCCGGACGAGGTCGGCGATCGGCCGCTCGTCCTCGACGACGAGGACCAGACCCTTGCCCGTCGCATCCACGGCGTCCATCATGCCGCCGGCTCACCCGGGGACGTGTTCGAGGAAGGTAAAGGCTCACGGGAACGCTCCCACGGCACGCACAGATTGTCCGGAAAGCGCTCTCCGTCACGTGCTATAAAGACGAGCGGGCCGCTCTGTGAGCCGGGCGAGGCGTCGCACACGGGGGGATGCCTCGCCCCACTTTTGCCGCTGACCGACCAATGAGCGGCCGGTGCCGACGTACCGATGATGGTTGTGGGTATGGATGAGGGCATGGCCACTGTGAACCAGGCGGGAGAGTTCACCCGCGACCAGCGCTACATCGGCACCCGGATCACCGCTGACGGCCGCGACGGATTCCCGGTCGAGCCGGGGCGTTACCGCCTGGTGGTGAGCCGCGCCTGCCCCTGG comes from the Actinoplanes sp. OR16 genome and includes:
- a CDS encoding ATP-binding protein, whose amino-acid sequence is MRDFFRTLTGRAVLVTAATAVIAVIVTALVAVPVAVRSVNLQSRAELMAKTALAEELLADERPAARARITERLRQDDISIYLIRRGAPDRGGLPERVVAAVAGGELVDTRAVVDGRSVFVAGRPLTGRDAGVVLIQQASTGTAARVFGSIWVALLAGLLGGVIAGALLARFVTRPIERAAAAAGRLAAGDRTVRISRRGPAEAGRLADAINQLAEALRTSEGRERDFLLTVSHELRTPLATIRGYAEALADRVIEADDAAEAGSTMLAEAGRLDRIVSDLLVLARLEAADLPLDVVEVDLGELVREAAHAWRSRCGEDGPVLATELPDGPVVVETDPGRIRQVIDGLCENALRVVPPGAPLVLAARAGEHAGVVEVRDGGPGLTDDDLAVAFQRGELNRRYRNVRSVGSGLGLALAARLVGRLGGRITAGHAPEGGTMFTVELPYRTRTLN
- a CDS encoding DUF5995 family protein, translating into MTQPIWGPVQQEMSDLLKRHPDDVPGVVDQLTKLQEVLCRVPPLMNSNPLADFNQLYLTITENVLERLYAGKFKDPAFLSRLDVEFAARYFDALRYWTDGSPACPGVWAGLFGRVPGPDARPLPSAVAGVNAHINFDLPFALVTTFDHLGTDPIDGSDQHHDYLQVNDIFNEEIPGLRRGYLDRWQLLIDTMNGDLDDWWQGEMVEYTRNVAWRNAQKIWAIRHDMIALDKHRRRLDGTATGLGKLLLSPFADFLQ
- a CDS encoding response regulator transcription factor, which produces MDAVDATGKGLVLVVEDERPIADLVRLYLRREGFGVQVEHDGAAGLAAARRLRPVACVLDIALPGLDGTEICRRMRADGDWTPVIFLTARDDEIDRIVGLELGGDDYMTKPFSPRELVTRVKALLRRAAVSSTAASVRVLGPLSLDEERRAATVGGDPLALTATEFDLLAHLLRRPGRVFTREELLAAVWGYASAAGTRTVDVHVAQVRAKLGDAARLIRTVRGVGYTADA